Proteins encoded together in one Telopea speciosissima isolate NSW1024214 ecotype Mountain lineage chromosome 4, Tspe_v1, whole genome shotgun sequence window:
- the LOC122657980 gene encoding filament-like plant protein 7 isoform X2, with the protein MDQKTWLWRKKSTEKTIVVSDKANLLLKGNGEEKLGTDKAVQLEISVKDLNEKLSLAITECNAKDDLVTKHAKVAEEAIAGWEKAEAGSLSLKQELDEALQQRVATEERLTHVDAALKECMQQLRFVREEQEQRIHDAVLKVSRQFEKARIVLEEELAEASTKLSKLGIENTQLRKDLQVKEKLIEDLSRCKSQAEANFKTLMVRLDSMEKENASLKYEVRMIEKELEIRNEERDFNRRQADASHKLHLENVKKIARLEAECQRLRLLVRKRLPGPAALAKMKNEVEMLEKDPADMRRRKLNPSMAGLMVKEFGGDNSPDTPSRRINFLTEQLCAMQEENRALKESLSKKNNELQSSRIMCSRPASKLSQVEAHLGVLSIDQTPMELTRTFSSSHELSLDSISNVGNEDEPSSAGSWASALISELEHFRNGKMRRSSCSTVGIPEISLMDDFVEMEKLAIVSVDKPFGSSHSSDESYSFMVPLKAETGVNPSDATGKEIVPVTDSHSGSGHMNQKIQSKDQSIEKFPSWIQEILRMILEQSRITKKNPEEILEEIRIVLMNMNPGEFVNANKVSRHSEASEPTRISGYISWRPPNTSPMADSFDGASEISIPSKELNKQQRQSNLSKSICKIIELIEGINQPSLMDYNTPQIVSVDNGTPSLYKNPATPTGYTVRVFQWKCTELGAVLQQFVQTCNDLLSGKVDLEKFARELSSALGWIVNHCFSLQDVSSMRDMIKKHFDWDESRSEGEVEMGMNSLLPEGEKVHASRERLSCFPLTASPNVQSNLAHVKEFKSILGEENGRLMDELTNVKSAKEDLEGRLQSATQNSESLIMQLQKSEQHIANLQTELEKLKESKGIIEDQIENHKLLNEDLDTKLTVARVELNGARRKFSSLEAELEDKSNCCEELEATCLELQLQLESVTKEEIPKCNPNQEEKQLRTDWEITAASEKLAECQETILNLGKQLKALTSPREAILFDKVISTTPDTTANNKTKSTTHRSSLLDQMLAEDDTEGEDLKSPKTKEIICSVEPPKVLFLPSNDSNSLYGPIVPVETVETSSSNEVKHKETTTADSLAIVPIKKRGGGVGFLKKLLSRRKKGNRKKLSLPIAT; encoded by the exons ATGGACCAAAAGACATGGCTTTGGAGGAAAAAATCCACAGAGAAGACAATTGTTGTAAGCGATAAAGCCAACCTTTTGCTgaaaggaaatggagaagag AAACTTGGGACGGATAAAGCGGTACAATTGGAGATATCAGTTAAAGATCTCAATGAGAAGCTGTCTTTGGCCATCACTGAGTGTAATGCAAAAGATGATCTTGTGACAAAACATGCAAAAGTGGCTGAAGAAGCAATTGCAG GTTGGGAGAAGGCAGAAGCCGGGTCTTTGTCTCTCAAGCAAGAACTAGATGAAGCTTTACAGCAGAGAGTGGCTACAGAAGAAAGATTAACTCACGTGGATGCGGCTTTAAAGGAATGCATGCAGCAGTTACGTTTTGTGAGGGAAGAGCAGGAGCAGAGAATTCATGATGCAGTTTTGAAGGTTTCGAGACAATTTGAGAAAGCAAGAATTGTTCTAGAAGAGGAGCTAGCAGAAGCAAGCACGAAGCTTAGCAAGTTGGGTATAGAAAATACTCAACTGAGAAAGGACCTGCAGGTGAAGGAAAAATTGATTGAGGACTTAAGTCGATGCAAATCCCAGGCAGAAGCTAATTTTAAAACACTAATGGTAAGACTAGACTCCATGGAGAAGGAAAATGCTTCTTTGAAATATGAGGTTCGCATGATTGAGAAGGAGCTTGAGATTCGaaatgaggagagagatttCAACCGTCGACAAGCTGATGCATCACACAAACTACACTTGGAGAATGTGAAGAAGATTGCGAGGTTAGAAGCAGAATGTCAGAGATTACGTCTGTTGGTTCGAAAGCGGTTGCCAGGTCCAGCTGCTCTGGCAAAAATGAAGAACGAAGTTGAAATGCTGGAAAAAGATCCTGCTGatatgaggaggaggaagttgAATCCTTCAATGGCAGGtttgatggtgaaggaattTGGTGGAGATAATTCTCCGGACACTCCCAGTAGGAGGATCAATTTTTTAACTGAGCAATTATGTGCTATGCAGGAAGAAAATAGGGCTCTCAAGGAAAGTCTATCCAAGAAAAACAATGAACTTCAATCTTCAAGGATCATGTGTTCACGCCCAGCTTCTAAATTATCACAGGTTGAGGCTCATCTTGGAGTACTATCAATAGATCAAACACCTATGGAACTGACAAGGACTTTTTCCTCATCTCATGAACTGTCCCTTGATTCAATATCTAACGTTGGCAATGAAGATGAGCCAAGCTCTGCTGGATCTTGGGCTTCTGCTTTGATCTCAGAACTGGAGCATTTCCGAAATGGGAAAATGAGGCGATCATCATGCAGTACTGTTGGAATTCCAGAAATAAGTCTAATGGATGACTTTGTTGAGATGGAAAAATTGGCAATAGTATCTGTTGATAAACCTTTTGGAAGTTCCCATTCTTCAGATGAAAGCTATTCATTTATGGTCCCCTTGAAAGCTGAGACAGGTGTTAATCCCTCAGATGCAACTGGTAAGGAAATAGTTCCAGTCACTGATAGTCACTCAGGCTCTGGTCACATGAATCAAAAGATCCAATCTAAAGATCAATCAATTGAGAAATTTCCTAGTTGGATTCAGGAAATTTTGAGGATGATTTTGGAGCAAAGTCGTATCACAAAAAAGAATCCTGAAGAAATTCTTGAGGAGATTAGAATTGTATTGATGAATATGAACCCTGGTGAATTCGTTAATGCCAACAAAGTCTCAAGGCATTCTGAAGCATCAGAGCCTACACGTATTAGTGGCTATATTTCATGGAGACCTCCAAATACATCTCCAATGGCAGATTCATTTGATGGAGCATCAGAAATTAGCATCCCATCCAAGGAGTTGAACAAGCAGCAGCGCCAGTCAAATCTTAGCAAATCAATCTGTAAAATAATTGAGCTTATTGAAGGTATTAACCAACCGTCTTTAATGGATTACAATACGCCACAAATTGTGTCAGTAGATAATGGGACTCCTTCACTATACAAAAATCCGGCAACACCTACAGGCTATACGGTTCGTGTTTTCCAATGGAAATGTACGGAACTCGGTGCAGTTTTACAGCAATTTGTCCAAACTTGTAATGATCTTTTGAGTGGAAAAGTTGACCTCGAGAAATTTGCCAGAGAATTATCTTCAGCTTTGGGCTGGATTGTAAACCACTGTTTTTCCCTCCAAGATGTTTCAAGCATGAGGGATATGATCAAGAAGCATTTTGATTGGGATGAATCACGAAGTGAAGGCGAAGTTGAAATGGGGATGAACAGTCTACTTCCAGAAGGAGAGAAAGTACATGCATCCAGAGAACGATTATCATGTTTTCCCTTAACTGCTTCTCCAAATGTGCAGAGTAATTTAGCCCATGTGAAGGAATTCAAGTCTATTCTTGGGGAAGAAAATGGGAGATTAATGGATGAATTGACAAATGTGAAATCTGCAAAGGAAGATTTGGAAGGAAGGCTCCAGTCAGCAACTCAGAACAGTGAAAGCTTGATTATGCAACTTCAGAAATCAGAACAACACATAGCAAATTTACAGACGGAGctagaaaaattaaaagagtCAAAGGGGAttattgaagatcaaattgAAAATCACAAGTTGCTTAATGAAGATCTTGACACCAAGCTTACAGTTGCCAGGGTTGAATTAAATGGAGCTCGCCGAAAGTTTTCATCCCTAGAAGCAGAACTGGAGGATAAAAGCAACTGCTGCGAAGAACTAGAGGCAACGTGTCTTGAACTACAGCTCCAGCTAGAAAG TGTGACCAAGGAGGAAATTCCGAAGTGCAATCCAAATCAAGAAGAAAAGCAACTCCGTACT GACTGGGAGATTACAGCAGCATCAGAAAAACTGGCAGAGTGCCAGGAAACTATCTTAAACCTGGGAAAACAGCTGAAGGCATTGACTTCTCCTAGGGAAGCTATTCTCTTTGACAAAGTCATCTCCACAACCCCTGACACCACTGCAAATAATAAAACCAAGAGCACAACACATCGCTCTTCCCTACTTGATCAGATGCTAGCGGAGGATGATACTGAGGGTGAGGATCTCAAGTCTCCAAAGACGAAAGAAATTATATGCAGTGTAGAACCTCCGAAGgttctcttccttccttctaaTGATTCCAACTCCCTCTATGGTCCTATTGTACCAGTAGAGACAGTAGAGACTTCCAGTTCAAATGAGGTAAAGCACAAAGAGACGACCACAGCTGATTCTCTTGCAATTGTTCCCATTAAGAAACGTGGTGGGGGTGTAGGTTTTCTGAAGAAGCTACTGTcaagaaggaagaaagggaacAGAAAGAAGCTTTCTCTCCCTATTGCCACATGA
- the LOC122657980 gene encoding filament-like plant protein 7 isoform X1, with protein sequence MDQKTWLWRKKSTEKTIVVSDKANLLLKGNGEEKKLGTDKAVQLEISVKDLNEKLSLAITECNAKDDLVTKHAKVAEEAIAGWEKAEAGSLSLKQELDEALQQRVATEERLTHVDAALKECMQQLRFVREEQEQRIHDAVLKVSRQFEKARIVLEEELAEASTKLSKLGIENTQLRKDLQVKEKLIEDLSRCKSQAEANFKTLMVRLDSMEKENASLKYEVRMIEKELEIRNEERDFNRRQADASHKLHLENVKKIARLEAECQRLRLLVRKRLPGPAALAKMKNEVEMLEKDPADMRRRKLNPSMAGLMVKEFGGDNSPDTPSRRINFLTEQLCAMQEENRALKESLSKKNNELQSSRIMCSRPASKLSQVEAHLGVLSIDQTPMELTRTFSSSHELSLDSISNVGNEDEPSSAGSWASALISELEHFRNGKMRRSSCSTVGIPEISLMDDFVEMEKLAIVSVDKPFGSSHSSDESYSFMVPLKAETGVNPSDATGKEIVPVTDSHSGSGHMNQKIQSKDQSIEKFPSWIQEILRMILEQSRITKKNPEEILEEIRIVLMNMNPGEFVNANKVSRHSEASEPTRISGYISWRPPNTSPMADSFDGASEISIPSKELNKQQRQSNLSKSICKIIELIEGINQPSLMDYNTPQIVSVDNGTPSLYKNPATPTGYTVRVFQWKCTELGAVLQQFVQTCNDLLSGKVDLEKFARELSSALGWIVNHCFSLQDVSSMRDMIKKHFDWDESRSEGEVEMGMNSLLPEGEKVHASRERLSCFPLTASPNVQSNLAHVKEFKSILGEENGRLMDELTNVKSAKEDLEGRLQSATQNSESLIMQLQKSEQHIANLQTELEKLKESKGIIEDQIENHKLLNEDLDTKLTVARVELNGARRKFSSLEAELEDKSNCCEELEATCLELQLQLESVTKEEIPKCNPNQEEKQLRTDWEITAASEKLAECQETILNLGKQLKALTSPREAILFDKVISTTPDTTANNKTKSTTHRSSLLDQMLAEDDTEGEDLKSPKTKEIICSVEPPKVLFLPSNDSNSLYGPIVPVETVETSSSNEVKHKETTTADSLAIVPIKKRGGGVGFLKKLLSRRKKGNRKKLSLPIAT encoded by the exons ATGGACCAAAAGACATGGCTTTGGAGGAAAAAATCCACAGAGAAGACAATTGTTGTAAGCGATAAAGCCAACCTTTTGCTgaaaggaaatggagaagag AAGAAACTTGGGACGGATAAAGCGGTACAATTGGAGATATCAGTTAAAGATCTCAATGAGAAGCTGTCTTTGGCCATCACTGAGTGTAATGCAAAAGATGATCTTGTGACAAAACATGCAAAAGTGGCTGAAGAAGCAATTGCAG GTTGGGAGAAGGCAGAAGCCGGGTCTTTGTCTCTCAAGCAAGAACTAGATGAAGCTTTACAGCAGAGAGTGGCTACAGAAGAAAGATTAACTCACGTGGATGCGGCTTTAAAGGAATGCATGCAGCAGTTACGTTTTGTGAGGGAAGAGCAGGAGCAGAGAATTCATGATGCAGTTTTGAAGGTTTCGAGACAATTTGAGAAAGCAAGAATTGTTCTAGAAGAGGAGCTAGCAGAAGCAAGCACGAAGCTTAGCAAGTTGGGTATAGAAAATACTCAACTGAGAAAGGACCTGCAGGTGAAGGAAAAATTGATTGAGGACTTAAGTCGATGCAAATCCCAGGCAGAAGCTAATTTTAAAACACTAATGGTAAGACTAGACTCCATGGAGAAGGAAAATGCTTCTTTGAAATATGAGGTTCGCATGATTGAGAAGGAGCTTGAGATTCGaaatgaggagagagatttCAACCGTCGACAAGCTGATGCATCACACAAACTACACTTGGAGAATGTGAAGAAGATTGCGAGGTTAGAAGCAGAATGTCAGAGATTACGTCTGTTGGTTCGAAAGCGGTTGCCAGGTCCAGCTGCTCTGGCAAAAATGAAGAACGAAGTTGAAATGCTGGAAAAAGATCCTGCTGatatgaggaggaggaagttgAATCCTTCAATGGCAGGtttgatggtgaaggaattTGGTGGAGATAATTCTCCGGACACTCCCAGTAGGAGGATCAATTTTTTAACTGAGCAATTATGTGCTATGCAGGAAGAAAATAGGGCTCTCAAGGAAAGTCTATCCAAGAAAAACAATGAACTTCAATCTTCAAGGATCATGTGTTCACGCCCAGCTTCTAAATTATCACAGGTTGAGGCTCATCTTGGAGTACTATCAATAGATCAAACACCTATGGAACTGACAAGGACTTTTTCCTCATCTCATGAACTGTCCCTTGATTCAATATCTAACGTTGGCAATGAAGATGAGCCAAGCTCTGCTGGATCTTGGGCTTCTGCTTTGATCTCAGAACTGGAGCATTTCCGAAATGGGAAAATGAGGCGATCATCATGCAGTACTGTTGGAATTCCAGAAATAAGTCTAATGGATGACTTTGTTGAGATGGAAAAATTGGCAATAGTATCTGTTGATAAACCTTTTGGAAGTTCCCATTCTTCAGATGAAAGCTATTCATTTATGGTCCCCTTGAAAGCTGAGACAGGTGTTAATCCCTCAGATGCAACTGGTAAGGAAATAGTTCCAGTCACTGATAGTCACTCAGGCTCTGGTCACATGAATCAAAAGATCCAATCTAAAGATCAATCAATTGAGAAATTTCCTAGTTGGATTCAGGAAATTTTGAGGATGATTTTGGAGCAAAGTCGTATCACAAAAAAGAATCCTGAAGAAATTCTTGAGGAGATTAGAATTGTATTGATGAATATGAACCCTGGTGAATTCGTTAATGCCAACAAAGTCTCAAGGCATTCTGAAGCATCAGAGCCTACACGTATTAGTGGCTATATTTCATGGAGACCTCCAAATACATCTCCAATGGCAGATTCATTTGATGGAGCATCAGAAATTAGCATCCCATCCAAGGAGTTGAACAAGCAGCAGCGCCAGTCAAATCTTAGCAAATCAATCTGTAAAATAATTGAGCTTATTGAAGGTATTAACCAACCGTCTTTAATGGATTACAATACGCCACAAATTGTGTCAGTAGATAATGGGACTCCTTCACTATACAAAAATCCGGCAACACCTACAGGCTATACGGTTCGTGTTTTCCAATGGAAATGTACGGAACTCGGTGCAGTTTTACAGCAATTTGTCCAAACTTGTAATGATCTTTTGAGTGGAAAAGTTGACCTCGAGAAATTTGCCAGAGAATTATCTTCAGCTTTGGGCTGGATTGTAAACCACTGTTTTTCCCTCCAAGATGTTTCAAGCATGAGGGATATGATCAAGAAGCATTTTGATTGGGATGAATCACGAAGTGAAGGCGAAGTTGAAATGGGGATGAACAGTCTACTTCCAGAAGGAGAGAAAGTACATGCATCCAGAGAACGATTATCATGTTTTCCCTTAACTGCTTCTCCAAATGTGCAGAGTAATTTAGCCCATGTGAAGGAATTCAAGTCTATTCTTGGGGAAGAAAATGGGAGATTAATGGATGAATTGACAAATGTGAAATCTGCAAAGGAAGATTTGGAAGGAAGGCTCCAGTCAGCAACTCAGAACAGTGAAAGCTTGATTATGCAACTTCAGAAATCAGAACAACACATAGCAAATTTACAGACGGAGctagaaaaattaaaagagtCAAAGGGGAttattgaagatcaaattgAAAATCACAAGTTGCTTAATGAAGATCTTGACACCAAGCTTACAGTTGCCAGGGTTGAATTAAATGGAGCTCGCCGAAAGTTTTCATCCCTAGAAGCAGAACTGGAGGATAAAAGCAACTGCTGCGAAGAACTAGAGGCAACGTGTCTTGAACTACAGCTCCAGCTAGAAAG TGTGACCAAGGAGGAAATTCCGAAGTGCAATCCAAATCAAGAAGAAAAGCAACTCCGTACT GACTGGGAGATTACAGCAGCATCAGAAAAACTGGCAGAGTGCCAGGAAACTATCTTAAACCTGGGAAAACAGCTGAAGGCATTGACTTCTCCTAGGGAAGCTATTCTCTTTGACAAAGTCATCTCCACAACCCCTGACACCACTGCAAATAATAAAACCAAGAGCACAACACATCGCTCTTCCCTACTTGATCAGATGCTAGCGGAGGATGATACTGAGGGTGAGGATCTCAAGTCTCCAAAGACGAAAGAAATTATATGCAGTGTAGAACCTCCGAAGgttctcttccttccttctaaTGATTCCAACTCCCTCTATGGTCCTATTGTACCAGTAGAGACAGTAGAGACTTCCAGTTCAAATGAGGTAAAGCACAAAGAGACGACCACAGCTGATTCTCTTGCAATTGTTCCCATTAAGAAACGTGGTGGGGGTGTAGGTTTTCTGAAGAAGCTACTGTcaagaaggaagaaagggaacAGAAAGAAGCTTTCTCTCCCTATTGCCACATGA